The Archocentrus centrarchus isolate MPI-CPG fArcCen1 chromosome 5, fArcCen1, whole genome shotgun sequence genome contains the following window.
aggcAAGCTCAATGTCAAAAGAGTAAACACTGgattgtttttgtgattttacaTAAATACTGACTTAAAACATACCGTGCAGACTGGCTGGCATGACTTGCCAAGTTGACAATGGTGGGCTCTGGTGAGGGGCTTCGAGGTGGAGACGGCGGGCTGTCAGCCTCCTCCATCTCATCAAGAGGTTCCTCTTTAACCTGAACTTGTGAACCTCCTGCAGTGCTACCAGGTGATGGTCTCAAAGGAAGAGGTGGGAATGATGGCTGGAGGCTTGGAACAGGGCCAATAGCAGAGGATGTTACAGAGGTGAGGGGGTGTGAGGCTGCAGCAGCTAAATGAGAAGAAGTCATGCTTTTTCCAGAGTTGGTCTGCACCTGAGAGATCACTGGAAGTTGGGTTGGAAGTGAATGTACTGGCAAAGGTTGTGGCATAagctgaagaggaggagggggggcacCTGGAGGATGCTGGTTGGGCAGAGAATTTAGAGGCTTTagagcaggaggaggggggagaTTAGAGGGCATCTGGGGGAAAGGTGTTGCAGACTGATGGGGAAGCTGTTTGTGTGAAGGTGGAATAGGAGTAGTGGGAGGAGGCTTGACTTGGGGACCAGAAAGAGGAGGCTGATGGAGCTGACCATCCCTAAAGAAGGACGGAGGCCGCTGGGGGGTTAAAGGTGATTGACCATGTGGATGCAGAGGTTGCACAGAGTTGAGAGTGGATGGGACCTGAAATGCAGGAGGAATAGAAGACTCCTGTCCCAATGCTGATGGTAGAGAAGGTGGACGAGAAAGAGAGTGAGGGGTGGGCTGTGCCCGGTTGTTTGAGCCCGCTGTGGAAGCTGACTGGCCAGTGGCAGACTGAGGAGGATctggagagggaggaggggggcTCTGAGCAGGATCAGCGGAGGGCATGCTTTGCGGTGGCTGAGGAGTGATAGGCTGAGAGGGGAGTGCCTGGGAGACCGGTGTGTCAGCCAACACAGCAGTGGGGGCAACAGGCTCTGATGGAACACCGTTTGGCTGGGCAGATGAGTCAGAGTCACTCTCATTGCCCTGTTGAGGGCTGGGAATGCTGGGAGAGGAGCTTCGGTTGTCCTGATCGATGTCTTTGGTGTCACTGCTGCCATCGTCCTGAGCACTGCGGCTTTCTGAAGAACTTTCCTCCTCTACTTCGGCCTCTCCCTCTGAACGTGAACTCTGTGGCTCCTGGAAGaaccaaaaagaacaaaacaaaacaactaaaGGTCAATTCATATCTGCAGTAACACTTATTATTTGGCTAATCAGCTAcctttatgtttatttaattattaaagtaattttaaaaaaatcaaaaaaattaattaaatatatcAAAAGAATGATAATCACCATGAAAGTGTTACTTCAACAAAGAGGATGCCTACTTTCCCTTTACTTTGCcttaaatatgtgtgtgtgtgctctcacCTGTGTTTTTGGCCTTTTAGGTGTTACTTTTTCAGGCTCGTCAGGCTCCTGAGCAGCACTTTCCCGTACACGTTTTGCAGACTTTGGTGACGTTAACTCCTCTTTTATCTTCTGCAGAAACAGAAATGGTGTTCAGAATACATTATTAAAATACATGCAAACAACTTCAAACAACCCAGCTAGTGTGACAAGATAATGCCAAACAGGTCCAACaagtatatgtatataaaataatcgtgctttactttgtttgttttctttgtcgaCTCAGTCTTATTATCTGTGGAAGACGATCTCAAAGAACTGGAGATGGATCCACTCGGGGAGGGCTGGTTACTGGAATGCTGATCCTCACTGGTAGGAGAGCCTGTAAGCCTCCTGTGGCCACTTCTTAAAGATGACaattgcttaaaaaaagaaaagccaacTTTAATAttgttaaaaccaaaaaaaggaagaaaagtttCCCTTATTTGCAAAAACAACTACAAGGTGAAACAAGATTTTGAGAGATTCAACAAAGCTATTACATATTATTTCCTGTATTCTAATATCACTGTgcattttacagatattttctttaaaatgtttgttctgGTAACAGCGAGTGTGTGGTTGATCTGCCAGCCTCAGGCTTACAGGTGCTCTACTACGCCGTGTCCTCATGCCATGCTTGCTGTTTACTTCTTCCTCCACTTTAACAGGTTTAAACATGAATGGTGCACTTCCTGACTTCGGGGCCGATGGTAGAAATCCGTGCTTGTTTTCATAGGTACGACAACTTGTGCACAGCACAAGGTTGTCTCTTCCACCCTGGTGCCAATCCTTAGAAGCTGTTacaagaaaaactgctttaggTACAAGTTTCACCAGCTGCTTAAAAGCAGTTTTCTTCATCAGCTTTTGTCTACTGCTATAAACCTAAAACTCACTTGTTGTGCCACAGTGACTGCAGCTCTTGCTTTCCTGTTCACTGTCTTCACTATCAAGATCCTCGTCACTGGCAGAACTTGCATCcactacaaaaacaaacaagcacagaAACCAATAAGAGCTTAGAGAAAGTCCAGCACACAGGACAATAGTACAATTGTTCCTCCATTCAACAGACTTGGGAACACCTTTCTAAGGAAAATTACCTGAATAATTTCGAGACTGGGCATTCAAAGGAGAAGCTGCGGAGCGAGTTTTTGCCTTGCGAGAGGACGGCTGCCTGCGCTGTTGTCGGTATGCTCTGGTTCCTGCGGCCTCTGGCGTTTTCTTCCAGTGGTAATAGAAAGTGATCAGCTCTCCCTAATGATAAGAACACAGACTTTTAGTCAGATTCTGACTCAACTATCTGATCAAAGATGTAGCAACAGTGACATGTTGcaatcataaattattttatctgcaaaaataaaacatgaaattacAGTCTTTTTGCTGGGGAGAAAGTCTTTCCGAATGCGGAAGAAATTTTTGCCATACTGTCTCAGGCCTTTGATGAATCGTTTCTGTAGGGAGACGAAAGAAGAGGGAAATAAAGTTAAATGATATTCAGGCTGGACATTATTGTagacagcagcttttattaaaCATGGAACCAATTTATTTTGCAGAAGTActgatttgctttttaaaatttgtagcTGTTAAAGATTCAAAGCTACTGCATGGATGCATCACATTAAAAGATACCCAAAGAGCCATTTAAGCAAGTGAACTGCtgagatcattaaaaaaaatacatctacACTGCCTGCAGCATTAAAcatgttaaatatattttaaaccctTCAAGTATTTTATCAACCTGCACAAACACAACTAAGAACTAAATAACCTTTAATACTGTGTAACTAAAAAGGCTCTCACCACATCATCTCCCGACCAGCACTTTTCAATAAGTTTTGGGAGCGGCTTCTTAACGAGACGCTGGAGAGCTTTTGCTGCATCGTAGTGACTTGCATGAAGCTAAAATTGAGAAAAATCATGGATTTTAGTAGATTTGCAATAAAATGTGGGGTTTAACATACTGTAAAATGATAACAGAATTCAAGTTGTGCCCCATACCATGTTCAGAGCGTTAAGTGTGGTATCATCACGGGAGGCTGCTAAACATCCATCCTCTGTGGATCCACCATCACACATCCCTGCAAACGCCGCCATGCTCcttgaaaataaaagtatttatgTTAACAAGCAAAACCAATACTGAAGGAGACTCGTTACACTTTTCtagtttaatttcttttttgctttattgGTAACATTGGTTTCCATATAAAGTACATTTGCTGCTTACATtgaagaaatcagaaaaaaaaataaaggcaacaACAGCAATGCAgcttaagaggaagaaaagcagcatttaTGCCACTGGAGTGTTTATCTGACACACGTGCTGACGaatgaaaaa
Protein-coding sequences here:
- the rereb gene encoding arginine-glutamic acid dipeptide repeats protein, translated to MDDLFSPRRSLNSTQGEIRVGPSHQAKLPELQPRPAPGLQTQTESEELMWTPGVNDCDLLMYLRAARSMAAFAGMCDGGSTEDGCLAASRDDTTLNALNMLHASHYDAAKALQRLVKKPLPKLIEKCWSGDDVKRFIKGLRQYGKNFFRIRKDFLPSKKTGELITFYYHWKKTPEAAGTRAYRQQRRQPSSRKAKTRSAASPLNAQSRNYSVDASSASDEDLDSEDSEQESKSCSHCGTTTSKDWHQGGRDNLVLCTSCRTYENKHGFLPSAPKSGSAPFMFKPVKVEEEVNSKHGMRTRRSRAPQLSSLRSGHRRLTGSPTSEDQHSSNQPSPSGSISSSLRSSSTDNKTESTKKTNKKIKEELTSPKSAKRVRESAAQEPDEPEKVTPKRPKTQEPQSSRSEGEAEVEEESSSESRSAQDDGSSDTKDIDQDNRSSSPSIPSPQQGNESDSDSSAQPNGVPSEPVAPTAVLADTPVSQALPSQPITPQPPQSMPSADPAQSPPPPSPDPPQSATGQSASTAGSNNRAQPTPHSLSRPPSLPSALGQESSIPPAFQVPSTLNSVQPLHPHGQSPLTPQRPPSFFRDGQLHQPPLSGPQVKPPPTTPIPPSHKQLPHQSATPFPQMPSNLPPPPALKPLNSLPNQHPPGAPPPPLQLMPQPLPVHSLPTQLPVISQVQTNSGKSMTSSHLAAAASHPLTSVTSSAIGPVPSLQPSFPPLPLRPSPGSTAGGSQVQVKEEPLDEMEEADSPPSPPRSPSPEPTIVNLASHASQSARFIKHLDRGYNSCARTDFFFTPLPSSKLAKKREEAAEKSRREAEISARQEREREKDRERERERETERNVRASSSSHDSRMSEAQMAAQGHGRPSFEQPPTTVAAVPPYIGPDTPALRTLSEYARPHVMSPTNRNHPFYVSLTPGDPLLAYHMPGLYSAEPSLRERELRNLRERELRERMKPGFEVKPPDLETLHPAANPMEHFARHGALGLPHIPGPPHPFAPFHPALNHLERERMALAAPQLRPELTYAERLTAERLHAERMASVATDPAARLQMLNVTPHHHQHSHIHSHLHLHQQDPLGQGSSPHPLVDPLATGPRLARFPFPAGPIPNPLLSDLPHDHEMLRHPLFGAAYPRELQGPIPPMSAAHQLQAMHAQSAELQRMAMEQQWLHGHHLHGGPLPSQEDYYSRLKKEGDKPS